The Arachis ipaensis cultivar K30076 chromosome B07, Araip1.1, whole genome shotgun sequence genome includes a window with the following:
- the LOC107608353 gene encoding probable trehalose-phosphate phosphatase H isoform X1 — protein MKSSSQVSTNIVKLTESFSHSTVSAASSQVQKSSMALFGGLLGQYQKRRLLFTVEESNNNKGGSNKVNPWLESMRASSPTRITPNNNPSWIVGHPSALKMFDEMIWNSKGKQVVVFLDYDGTLSPIVADPEKAFMTKKMRAILKDIARLFPTAIVTGRCIDKVYDFVRLGEVYYAGSHGMDIKGPTKSRNHQKGNNNEALVLFQPASQFLPMINEVYKILVEKMKAIPGAKVENNKFCLSVHFRCVEEKCWSALAEQVNSVLKEYPKLKLTHGRKVIEIRPTIKWDKGKAIEFLLESLGYANSTSVFPIYIGDDTTDEDAFKVLRSKGQGIGILVSQIQKETNAIYTLHDPLEVGQFLRRLADWKKNKF, from the exons ATGAAATCATCATCACAAGTGAGTACCAACATAGTGAAGCTCACGGAGTCGTTCTCCCATTCGACGGTTTCGGCAGCAAGTTCACAAGTGCAAAAATCATCAATGGCCTTGTTTGGTGGGTTATTGGGTCAATACCAGAAGAGAAGGCTTCTCTTCACTGTAGAAGAGAGCAATAATAATAAAGGAGGCAGTAACAAAGTTAACCCCTGGCTTGAATCAATGAGAGCTTCTTCTCCTACACGAATCACACCTAACAACAACCCCTCTTGGATC GTTGGTCATCCATCTGCGCTGAAGATGTTTGATGAGATGATATGGAACTCGAAAGGGAAGCAAGTTGTTGTGTTTCTTGATTACGATGGAACTCTTTCTCCAATTGTTGCAGATCCAGAGAAAGCATTCATGACTAAAAAG ATGAGAGCAATACTAAAGGACATAGCAAGACTATTTCCCACTGCCATAGTAACCGGAAGGTGTATTGACAAG gtATACGATTTTGTAAGATTGGGAGAAGTGTACTATGCTGGAAGTCACGGTATGGACATCAAAGGACCAACAAAAAGCCGCAATCATCAGAAA GGTAACAATAATGAAGCATTAGTGCTCTTCCAACCTGCGAGTCAATTCTTGCCCATGATCAACGAG GTGTACAAGATCTTGGTAGAAAAAATGAAGGCTATCCCAGGGGCTAAAGTAGAAAACAACAAGTTTTGTCTGTCCGTGCACTTTCGATGTGTTGAAGAAAAG TGCTGGTCAGCCTTGGCGGAACAAGTTAATTCAGTGCTCAAGGAGTACCCAAAACTTAAGTTAACACATGGGAGAAAAGTTATTGAGATTCGTCCAACTATAAAATGGGACAAAGGCAAGGCTATTGAATTCTTGTTAGAGTCACTAG GCTATGCAAATTCTACCAGCGTATTTCCCATCTATATTGGTGATGATACAACTGATGAGGATGCTTTTAAG GTTCTACGTAGTAAgggccaaggaattgggattcttGTTTCTCAAATTCAAAAAGAAACTAACGCTATCTACACTTTGCATGATCCTTTAGAG GTTGGACAATTTTTAAGGCGTTTGGCAGATTGGAAAAAAAACAAGTTCTAG
- the LOC107608353 gene encoding probable trehalose-phosphate phosphatase D isoform X2, with protein MKSSSQVSTNIVKLTESFSHSTVSAASSQVQKSSMALFGGLLGQYQKRRLLFTVEESNNNKGGSNKVGHPSALKMFDEMIWNSKGKQVVVFLDYDGTLSPIVADPEKAFMTKKMRAILKDIARLFPTAIVTGRCIDKVYDFVRLGEVYYAGSHGMDIKGPTKSRNHQKGNNNEALVLFQPASQFLPMINEVYKILVEKMKAIPGAKVENNKFCLSVHFRCVEEKCWSALAEQVNSVLKEYPKLKLTHGRKVIEIRPTIKWDKGKAIEFLLESLGYANSTSVFPIYIGDDTTDEDAFKVLRSKGQGIGILVSQIQKETNAIYTLHDPLEVGQFLRRLADWKKNKF; from the exons ATGAAATCATCATCACAAGTGAGTACCAACATAGTGAAGCTCACGGAGTCGTTCTCCCATTCGACGGTTTCGGCAGCAAGTTCACAAGTGCAAAAATCATCAATGGCCTTGTTTGGTGGGTTATTGGGTCAATACCAGAAGAGAAGGCTTCTCTTCACTGTAGAAGAGAGCAATAATAATAAAGGAGGCAGTAACAAA GTTGGTCATCCATCTGCGCTGAAGATGTTTGATGAGATGATATGGAACTCGAAAGGGAAGCAAGTTGTTGTGTTTCTTGATTACGATGGAACTCTTTCTCCAATTGTTGCAGATCCAGAGAAAGCATTCATGACTAAAAAG ATGAGAGCAATACTAAAGGACATAGCAAGACTATTTCCCACTGCCATAGTAACCGGAAGGTGTATTGACAAG gtATACGATTTTGTAAGATTGGGAGAAGTGTACTATGCTGGAAGTCACGGTATGGACATCAAAGGACCAACAAAAAGCCGCAATCATCAGAAA GGTAACAATAATGAAGCATTAGTGCTCTTCCAACCTGCGAGTCAATTCTTGCCCATGATCAACGAG GTGTACAAGATCTTGGTAGAAAAAATGAAGGCTATCCCAGGGGCTAAAGTAGAAAACAACAAGTTTTGTCTGTCCGTGCACTTTCGATGTGTTGAAGAAAAG TGCTGGTCAGCCTTGGCGGAACAAGTTAATTCAGTGCTCAAGGAGTACCCAAAACTTAAGTTAACACATGGGAGAAAAGTTATTGAGATTCGTCCAACTATAAAATGGGACAAAGGCAAGGCTATTGAATTCTTGTTAGAGTCACTAG GCTATGCAAATTCTACCAGCGTATTTCCCATCTATATTGGTGATGATACAACTGATGAGGATGCTTTTAAG GTTCTACGTAGTAAgggccaaggaattgggattcttGTTTCTCAAATTCAAAAAGAAACTAACGCTATCTACACTTTGCATGATCCTTTAGAG GTTGGACAATTTTTAAGGCGTTTGGCAGATTGGAAAAAAAACAAGTTCTAG
- the LOC107608353 gene encoding probable trehalose-phosphate phosphatase D isoform X3 translates to MFDEMIWNSKGKQVVVFLDYDGTLSPIVADPEKAFMTKKMRAILKDIARLFPTAIVTGRCIDKVYDFVRLGEVYYAGSHGMDIKGPTKSRNHQKGNNNEALVLFQPASQFLPMINEVYKILVEKMKAIPGAKVENNKFCLSVHFRCVEEKCWSALAEQVNSVLKEYPKLKLTHGRKVIEIRPTIKWDKGKAIEFLLESLGYANSTSVFPIYIGDDTTDEDAFKVLRSKGQGIGILVSQIQKETNAIYTLHDPLEVGQFLRRLADWKKNKF, encoded by the exons ATGTTTGATGAGATGATATGGAACTCGAAAGGGAAGCAAGTTGTTGTGTTTCTTGATTACGATGGAACTCTTTCTCCAATTGTTGCAGATCCAGAGAAAGCATTCATGACTAAAAAG ATGAGAGCAATACTAAAGGACATAGCAAGACTATTTCCCACTGCCATAGTAACCGGAAGGTGTATTGACAAG gtATACGATTTTGTAAGATTGGGAGAAGTGTACTATGCTGGAAGTCACGGTATGGACATCAAAGGACCAACAAAAAGCCGCAATCATCAGAAA GGTAACAATAATGAAGCATTAGTGCTCTTCCAACCTGCGAGTCAATTCTTGCCCATGATCAACGAG GTGTACAAGATCTTGGTAGAAAAAATGAAGGCTATCCCAGGGGCTAAAGTAGAAAACAACAAGTTTTGTCTGTCCGTGCACTTTCGATGTGTTGAAGAAAAG TGCTGGTCAGCCTTGGCGGAACAAGTTAATTCAGTGCTCAAGGAGTACCCAAAACTTAAGTTAACACATGGGAGAAAAGTTATTGAGATTCGTCCAACTATAAAATGGGACAAAGGCAAGGCTATTGAATTCTTGTTAGAGTCACTAG GCTATGCAAATTCTACCAGCGTATTTCCCATCTATATTGGTGATGATACAACTGATGAGGATGCTTTTAAG GTTCTACGTAGTAAgggccaaggaattgggattcttGTTTCTCAAATTCAAAAAGAAACTAACGCTATCTACACTTTGCATGATCCTTTAGAG GTTGGACAATTTTTAAGGCGTTTGGCAGATTGGAAAAAAAACAAGTTCTAG